One window from the genome of Epinephelus moara isolate mb chromosome 21, YSFRI_EMoa_1.0, whole genome shotgun sequence encodes:
- the dusp12 gene encoding dual specificity protein phosphatase 12 codes for MLLVDPGLYIGTAADLNDSQALADAAVTHILSVDSEDPAPLLPADGGLCKKWVNVLDEVTSDLLSHMDDCFLFIQEALDGGGAALVHCQAGRSRSATIITAYLMKRYQLGFTEAYHRLKTVKQDVQVNSGFEEQLCLYEALHCEVDSSSPLYKQYRLTKLTEKYPELQHVPRELFAIDPAHSSSSEVSYRCRKCRRTLFRGSSILSHPVGEGAPAFSHKKSSNLTGDIQCTSYFIEPVQWMEQSLLGVMDGQLLCPKCNSKLGSFSWCGDQCSCGRWVTPAFQLHRNRVDEIRQLNMNK; via the exons ATGCTGCTGGTGGACCCTGGTCTGTACATCGGCACTGCAGCTGACCTCAATGACAGCCAGGCACTGGCCGATGCAGCTGTCACTCACATCCTGAGTGTGGACTCTGAGGACCCTGCCCCTCTTCTTCCTGCAGATGGGGGCCTCTGCAAAAAGTGGGTCAATGTTCTGGATgaggtgacctctgacctcttgAGTCACATGGACGACTGCTTCCTGTTCATTCAGGAGGCTCTGGATGGAGGCGGGGCTGCACTTGTTCACTG ccagGCCGGTCGGAGTCGCAGTGCCACCATCATTACTGCTTATCTTATGAAGAGATACCAGCTGGGTTTCACTGAGGCTTACCACAGACTGAAGACTGTTAAACAGGATGTACa GGTCAACAGTGGTTTTGAGGAGCAGCTGTGTTTGTATGAGGCCCTGCACTGTGAAGTGGACTCCTCCAGTCCTCTATACAAACAGTACAGACTGACCAAGCTCACTGAGAAGTACCCTg AGTTGCAGCATGTTCCCAGGGAGCTGTTTGCCATTGACCCTGCCCACTCCAGCTCCTCTGAGGTGTCCTATCGTTGCAGGAAGTGCAG acGAACTCTGTTCCGTGGCTCCAgtattctcagtcatccagtaGGAGAGGGAGCGCCAGCCTTTAGTCACAAGAAGTCCAGTAACCTCACAG GAGATATCCAGTGTACGTCTTACTTCATTGAACCAGTGCAGTGGATGGAACAGTCTTTACTTGGAGTGATGGATGGACAG ctgctgtGTCCTAAGTGCAACTCTAAGCTGGGCTCATTCAGCTGGTGTGGTGATCAGTGTTCGTGTGGTCGCTGGGTCACTCCTGCCTTCCAGCTGCACAGAAACAGAGTGGACGAGATTCGACAGCTCAACATGAACAAataa